One Streptomyces sp. NBC_01217 genomic region harbors:
- a CDS encoding GTP-binding protein codes for MAYDDSSDGFGSSAAYESGTGSEFFPVALKVLVAGGFGVGKTTFVGAVSEIAPLSTEELLTQVSAATDSLDGIESKTSTTVAMDFGRITLDEQHVLYLFGTPGQERFWFMWDELSQGALGAVVIADTRRLEECFAAVDFFERRGIGFIVAVNEFDGAYRYAPEEVRGALDLGPDVPVVLCDARIASSGTGALVTLVQHLINATSAPAPLSGFGAHP; via the coding sequence ATGGCTTACGACGACAGCTCTGACGGATTCGGCAGCTCAGCCGCGTACGAGAGCGGCACAGGCTCCGAATTCTTTCCCGTCGCGCTCAAAGTGCTGGTCGCAGGCGGGTTCGGCGTCGGCAAGACGACGTTCGTCGGCGCGGTCAGCGAGATCGCACCGCTGAGCACGGAAGAGCTGCTGACCCAGGTGAGCGCCGCCACCGACAGCCTCGACGGCATCGAGTCCAAGACCTCCACCACCGTGGCGATGGACTTCGGCCGCATCACGCTCGACGAGCAGCATGTGCTCTATCTGTTCGGCACCCCCGGCCAGGAGCGCTTCTGGTTCATGTGGGACGAGCTCTCGCAGGGGGCGCTCGGAGCGGTCGTGATCGCGGACACCCGCAGGCTTGAGGAGTGCTTCGCGGCCGTCGACTTCTTCGAGCGGCGCGGCATCGGATTCATCGTCGCGGTCAACGAGTTCGACGGTGCCTACCGCTACGCGCCGGAGGAGGTACGGGGCGCACTCGACCTGGGACCGGACGTGCCGGTCGTGCTCTGCGACGCCCGGATCGCGAGCTCGGGCACCGGCGCACTGGTCACGCTGGTCCAGCACCTGATCAACGCCACCTCCGCCCCGGCCCCGCTGTCCGGCTTCGGGGCCCACCCGTGA
- a CDS encoding roadblock/LC7 domain-containing protein, with protein sequence MATDMSAGQVPDLDWLLSGLVQRVPYTRSAVLLSADGLVKSFHGMDADSADHMAALAAGLYSLGRSAGARFGDSGDVRQVVVELDSTLLFVSTAGSGTCLAVLAGREADAAVLGYEMTMLVKSVRPYLMTPARQTAGTPSATGL encoded by the coding sequence ATGGCGACCGATATGTCGGCCGGTCAGGTCCCGGACCTCGACTGGCTGCTGAGCGGACTGGTCCAGCGCGTGCCGTACACACGCAGCGCAGTTCTCCTCTCCGCCGACGGGCTGGTGAAATCTTTCCACGGCATGGACGCCGACAGCGCCGACCACATGGCGGCGCTGGCCGCCGGCCTGTACTCGCTCGGCCGCAGCGCTGGCGCCCGCTTCGGCGACAGCGGCGACGTACGGCAGGTGGTGGTCGAGCTCGACTCGACGCTGCTGTTCGTCTCCACCGCAGGGTCGGGCACCTGCCTCGCCGTGCTCGCCGGCCGCGAGGCGGACGCGGCAGTGCTCGGCTACGAGATGACCATGCTGGTCAAGAGCGTACGGCCCTATCTGATGACTCCGGCGAGACAGACCGCCGGGACACCGAGCGCCACGGGGCTGTGA
- a CDS encoding ABC transporter ATP-binding protein has protein sequence MTMPKQDATRTEPPAPAVTAAAAVGLTDVAVRFRSRKRDVTALREVSLDVAPGEFVAIVGPSGCGKSTLLKLVAGLLKPSSGEVRLGGDQVNGVRHDIGYVFQRAALLEWRSARRNILLQAEIRRMPPAQARGRADELIRMTGLGGFEDAYPHELSGGMQQRVALCRALLHEPPVLLMDEPFGALDALTREQMNMELNRIWRETRTTVLLVTHSISEAVYLADRVVVMSPRPGTISEIIEVGLDAEREYGETLGRPEFRDAAARIRELLGAASAHD, from the coding sequence ATGACGATGCCGAAGCAGGACGCGACACGGACCGAGCCACCGGCCCCTGCCGTCACCGCTGCGGCGGCCGTCGGACTGACCGATGTGGCGGTCCGGTTCCGCAGCAGGAAGCGTGATGTCACCGCGCTGCGCGAGGTGTCGCTCGATGTGGCGCCCGGCGAGTTCGTGGCCATCGTCGGACCGTCCGGATGCGGCAAGTCGACCCTGCTGAAGCTGGTCGCCGGACTGCTGAAGCCGTCCTCGGGCGAGGTCCGGCTGGGCGGCGATCAGGTCAACGGGGTGCGGCACGACATCGGTTACGTGTTTCAGCGCGCCGCCCTCCTGGAGTGGCGCTCGGCGCGCCGCAACATCCTGCTCCAGGCGGAGATCCGGAGGATGCCCCCGGCGCAGGCGCGCGGCAGGGCCGACGAGCTGATCCGGATGACGGGCCTGGGCGGCTTCGAGGACGCGTACCCGCACGAACTGTCCGGCGGAATGCAGCAGCGCGTGGCGCTGTGCCGGGCGCTGCTGCACGAACCGCCGGTGCTCCTGATGGACGAGCCGTTCGGCGCGCTCGACGCCCTCACCCGCGAACAGATGAACATGGAGCTGAACCGCATCTGGCGGGAGACCCGCACCACCGTCCTGCTGGTCACCCACTCCATCTCGGAGGCCGTCTACCTGGCCGACCGGGTGGTGGTGATGAGCCCGCGTCCCGGCACGATCTCCGAGATCATCGAGGTGGGGCTGGACGCGGAACGCGAATACGGCGAGACGCTGGGCCGCCCGGAGTTCCGGGACGCGGCCGCCCGCATCCGTGAACTGCTGGGCGCGGCCTCGGCGCACGACTGA
- a CDS encoding DUF742 domain-containing protein, giving the protein MSVPQDGPLLDDAAGRLIRPYTVSNGRTRPTTVLDLLSLVMATGTEPQMHLGPEHSVALGLCGGPTSVAEIAAHLRLPAVVTKVLVSDLVDCGAVTAHPPAFHDVPTDRSLLEAVLDGLRRQL; this is encoded by the coding sequence GTGTCGGTTCCGCAGGACGGGCCGTTGCTCGACGACGCGGCAGGCCGGCTCATCCGCCCGTACACCGTGAGCAACGGCCGCACCCGTCCGACGACCGTGCTGGATCTGCTCTCCCTGGTGATGGCCACGGGGACCGAGCCGCAGATGCATCTCGGTCCCGAGCACTCCGTCGCGCTGGGGCTGTGCGGCGGCCCCACCTCGGTGGCCGAGATCGCCGCCCATCTGCGGCTGCCCGCAGTCGTCACCAAGGTCCTCGTCTCCGACCTGGTGGACTGCGGGGCAGTCACCGCGCACCCGCCCGCCTTCCATGACGTGCCCACCGACCGATCTCTGCTGGAGGCAGTGCTCGATGGCTTACGACGACAGCTCTGA
- a CDS encoding MBL fold metallo-hydrolase, with the protein MTGADPLPPLRTRLRSLRPAAFGADPGGARMERIRRSPNFADGVFQNPVGARTRPSGSTLELAKVYFRKEERARRAPAGTMPVHATTYADLAEPPATGLRLTWMGHSSVLAEIDGRRILFDPVWGERCSPFAFVGPKRLHPVPLPLATLGPVDAVVISHDHYDHLDLPTIRSLAGTDTVFAVPLGVGAHLERWGVSADQLRELDWNETAQIAGISLTATPARHFCGRGLRNQQHTLWASWAVAGPEHRIYHSGDTGYFPGFKDIGAEHGPFDATMIQIGAYSEYWPDIHMTPAEGMRAHLDLQGGKPHGALLPIHWATFNLAPHAWAEPGEWTRDAAEEAGQAAAFPRPGEPFEPAGILPVDPWWRAVAAPIAHPWRRTRAADVPQANLDLDLAGER; encoded by the coding sequence GGCTGCGTTCGCTGCGACCCGCCGCATTCGGCGCCGACCCGGGCGGTGCACGCATGGAGCGTATCCGCCGCTCGCCCAACTTCGCCGACGGCGTCTTCCAGAACCCGGTGGGCGCACGGACGAGGCCGTCCGGATCCACTCTGGAGCTCGCGAAGGTCTACTTCCGCAAGGAGGAGCGGGCGCGCAGGGCACCGGCCGGCACCATGCCCGTCCACGCCACCACCTACGCCGACCTCGCCGAGCCGCCCGCGACCGGGCTGCGGCTCACCTGGATGGGCCATTCCAGCGTGCTCGCCGAGATCGACGGCCGCCGGATCCTCTTCGACCCGGTGTGGGGAGAGCGCTGTTCGCCCTTCGCCTTCGTCGGGCCCAAGCGGCTGCATCCCGTGCCGCTGCCCCTCGCCACGCTCGGCCCCGTCGACGCGGTGGTGATCTCGCACGACCACTACGACCACCTCGATCTGCCGACGATCCGGTCCCTCGCCGGTACGGACACGGTGTTCGCCGTCCCGCTCGGTGTCGGCGCCCACCTGGAGCGGTGGGGCGTGTCCGCCGACCAGCTGCGCGAGCTGGACTGGAACGAGACCGCGCAGATCGCCGGGATCAGCCTCACCGCGACCCCGGCCCGGCATTTCTGCGGCCGCGGCCTGCGCAATCAGCAGCACACGCTCTGGGCCTCCTGGGCGGTCGCGGGGCCCGAGCACCGGATCTACCACAGCGGTGACACAGGCTATTTCCCCGGCTTCAAGGACATCGGCGCCGAGCACGGCCCGTTCGACGCGACGATGATCCAGATCGGCGCATACTCCGAGTACTGGCCCGACATCCACATGACCCCGGCCGAGGGCATGCGGGCCCATCTGGACCTTCAGGGCGGCAAGCCGCACGGCGCGCTGCTCCCGATCCACTGGGCCACGTTCAACCTCGCGCCGCACGCATGGGCCGAGCCCGGCGAGTGGACCAGGGATGCCGCCGAGGAAGCCGGGCAGGCGGCCGCGTTTCCCCGGCCGGGCGAGCCCTTCGAACCCGCGGGGATCCTTCCCGTCGATCCCTGGTGGCGCGCCGTGGCCGCCCCGATCGCACACCCCTGGCGCCGTACCAGGGCAGCGGACGTACCGCAGGCGAACCTCGATCTCGATCTCGCGGGAGAGCGTTGA
- a CDS encoding TetR/AcrR family transcriptional regulator, whose amino-acid sequence MVRTQQGPRSRYREQTRSEIKEVALQQLADGGVGALALTRIAKEMGLSGPALYRYFASRDDLLSALIRDAYDDAAAAMTEAAQGASAAARSPRARLHSLADAYRAWAVGEPHRYLLIQGAPVPGYVAPDDTLDRARAVLGPFLAVFADGTPGTGVAAVVAEMTTWLGADEAVGAWVATYAPAAAGDTGRSAQALAGAVLAWAQLHGSVGLEAAGQFAGMGHSGATLLRAQAEMLADAFELK is encoded by the coding sequence ATGGTCCGAACCCAGCAGGGGCCGCGCTCCCGGTACCGGGAGCAGACCCGGTCGGAGATCAAGGAAGTCGCGCTTCAGCAGCTCGCCGACGGCGGGGTCGGTGCACTCGCGCTGACCCGTATCGCCAAGGAGATGGGCCTCTCCGGACCGGCGCTCTACCGCTATTTCGCCAGCCGCGACGATCTGCTGAGCGCGCTGATCCGGGATGCGTACGACGATGCCGCGGCGGCGATGACCGAGGCGGCGCAGGGCGCTTCGGCCGCCGCGCGGAGCCCGCGCGCGCGGCTGCACTCACTGGCGGATGCCTATCGGGCCTGGGCGGTCGGGGAGCCGCATCGCTATCTGCTGATCCAGGGCGCGCCGGTGCCCGGCTATGTGGCTCCGGACGACACGCTGGACCGGGCCCGCGCGGTCCTCGGGCCGTTCCTGGCTGTCTTCGCGGACGGCACACCGGGGACCGGGGTCGCCGCGGTGGTGGCGGAGATGACGACGTGGCTGGGCGCGGACGAGGCCGTGGGCGCGTGGGTGGCCACATACGCACCGGCGGCGGCCGGAGACACCGGGAGATCGGCGCAGGCGTTGGCGGGTGCGGTGCTGGCGTGGGCGCAGCTGCACGGTTCGGTGGGGCTGGAGGCCGCCGGGCAGTTCGCGGGGATGGGCCACAGCGGCGCGACGTTGCTGAGGGCTCAGGCGGAGATGCTCGCGGACGCGTTCGAGCTGAAGTGA
- a CDS encoding LacI family DNA-binding transcriptional regulator: protein MTLDAVAREAGVSPATASRALNGTARVRDELRERVRAAADRLGYIPNAHAQALASSANNRTVGVICHDVSDPYFSAVSSGVMRAAAEQDLLVMLASTFREPAREIAYVSMLRAQRARAILLIGSGFQDRAWERALDAELEPYVRGGGRVAVVSRHRSLRVDTVQPENRAGAAALARTLAGLGHRSFAVLTGPPALTTVSDRLAGFREGLAESGIALDRVVEGAFTRDGGYAAARRLLACDGPRPTCVFAVTDVMAVGALAALREEGLRVPEDVSLAGFDDIPLVRELTPALTTVALPLTSMGEDVIALALRERSAGRRARVVRVAGKVVVRASTGTPPVG from the coding sequence GTGACTCTCGACGCCGTGGCCCGGGAGGCCGGGGTCTCCCCCGCCACCGCCTCGCGCGCCCTCAACGGCACGGCCCGGGTCCGCGACGAACTGCGCGAGCGGGTCCGGGCGGCGGCGGACCGGCTCGGATACATCCCCAACGCCCATGCGCAGGCCCTCGCGAGCTCCGCCAACAACCGTACGGTGGGGGTCATCTGCCATGACGTCAGTGACCCCTACTTCTCGGCCGTCTCCAGCGGCGTGATGCGGGCGGCGGCCGAGCAGGACCTGCTGGTGATGCTGGCCTCCACCTTCCGGGAGCCCGCCCGCGAGATCGCCTACGTCTCGATGCTGCGGGCCCAGCGCGCCCGGGCGATCCTGCTCATCGGCTCCGGCTTCCAGGACCGGGCGTGGGAACGGGCCCTGGATGCCGAACTGGAGCCCTACGTACGCGGCGGCGGGCGAGTCGCCGTCGTCAGCCGGCACCGCAGCCTGCGGGTGGACACCGTACAGCCGGAGAACCGCGCGGGGGCGGCCGCGCTCGCCCGGACGCTGGCGGGGCTCGGGCACCGGTCGTTCGCCGTGCTCACCGGGCCGCCCGCACTGACCACGGTCTCCGACCGGCTCGCGGGCTTCCGGGAGGGGCTCGCGGAGTCGGGGATCGCGCTGGACCGGGTCGTGGAGGGCGCGTTCACGCGCGACGGCGGGTACGCGGCGGCCCGCCGTCTGCTGGCCTGCGACGGGCCGCGGCCGACCTGTGTGTTCGCGGTCACCGATGTGATGGCGGTCGGTGCGCTGGCCGCGCTGCGCGAGGAGGGGTTGCGGGTGCCGGAGGACGTCTCGCTCGCCGGGTTCGACGACATTCCGCTCGTACGGGAGCTGACACCGGCGCTCACCACGGTGGCGCTGCCGCTGACTTCCATGGGCGAGGACGTGATCGCGCTGGCGCTGCGGGAGCGGTCCGCGGGGCGTCGGGCCCGGGTGGTGCGGGTGGCAGGAAAGGTGGTGGTGCGGGCGAGCACGGGAACGCCGCCGGTGGGGTGA
- a CDS encoding GAF domain-containing protein produces MTRHASGRLLLTPVDRDALVRTQRLRTLGLGERADASFDNFDAFADRVAEVTEVPFSMVNFIDGNRQFFAGLHTPAGTRKGSDLGAAAAGSGHGGRYVAMDRGYCPHVVVRRKALVLEDVCDYPRFAGNPVVDEIGIRSYLGAPLIDRTGIALGAVCAVDTVPRPWGRAGLDTIKSLAQELVGHIHRREDNSFGI; encoded by the coding sequence GTGACCCGGCATGCCTCCGGTCGGCTGCTGCTCACGCCGGTCGACCGCGACGCCCTCGTCCGTACCCAGCGACTGCGGACCCTGGGCCTCGGAGAACGTGCCGATGCCTCGTTCGACAACTTCGACGCCTTCGCCGACCGGGTGGCCGAAGTGACCGAGGTTCCCTTCTCGATGGTCAACTTCATCGACGGGAACCGGCAGTTCTTCGCCGGCCTGCACACCCCGGCCGGCACACGCAAGGGCTCCGACCTGGGCGCCGCGGCCGCGGGCAGTGGTCACGGCGGCCGGTATGTGGCCATGGACCGCGGTTACTGCCCGCATGTCGTCGTACGGCGCAAGGCGCTCGTCCTGGAGGACGTCTGCGACTACCCACGATTCGCCGGGAACCCGGTGGTCGACGAAATAGGCATCCGCTCCTACCTCGGCGCGCCCCTCATCGACCGCACCGGCATCGCACTGGGCGCCGTCTGCGCGGTCGACACCGTGCCCCGCCCATGGGGCAGGGCAGGCCTCGACACGATCAAGTCCCTGGCTCAGGAACTCGTCGGGCACATCCACCGGCGGGAGGACAACAGCTTCGGAATCTGA
- a CDS encoding ATP-binding protein, with the protein MSQLRAPEARPERREGGRHGRPGARSRSATARPRPAQPSPEARIRPQLLRTAVLPTLAAVLSGAAAVIFTVRSTGAPLSAELWTALGGAGALAVAAVVAAYLAANRVATTVFGRCLALRRVSAQGQAELQRVVEQLRNGESVPARRPAHPAAPGSDAFELLAQELGRQQEVAVSAVVQAARLFDHTGEDQKVEVFVNLARRLQSLVHREIQLLDELEHQVEDPDLLKGLFHVDHLATRIRRHAENLAVLGGAVSRRQWSNPVTMTEVLRSAIAEVEQYPRVKLVPPIDGTLRGHAVADVIHLLAELVENATVFSAPHTQVLLRAQQVTAGLALEVEDRGLGMPGNEQKRMNALLAAPDQVNVAHLLQDGRIGLFVVASLARRHGIAVRLQSNIYGGTQAVLVLPQSLLGVGGDAPAGGDAAPVPPPGPAHRPPAEDDTAGHRRPNPGLHHGPGTAEGQGPSGTPGPAQAPAPAPAAQTSADRQQPYVPSQPLRLHQPPQQGRHQGEAPPLPLRAERLDRPTPAEALPGVRRTDEAPAMLRTEPGVVRGTMGRPQLPRRANQEHLVPQLREAPAPRTEDEQALHDPGLMAAFRRGIELAEARTESETDTDRSQNIDRSRDTEQSPDTDRGPDTGLESAPRQTRQTRQPRTPPAPLPVRGLTTALAAHHPDRAPDPDAVPVTDPLEANTSKE; encoded by the coding sequence ATGTCTCAACTTCGCGCACCCGAAGCGCGACCGGAACGCCGAGAGGGCGGACGGCACGGCCGACCGGGTGCCCGTTCCCGCTCGGCCACGGCCAGGCCGCGCCCCGCCCAGCCGTCCCCCGAGGCGCGTATACGCCCCCAACTCCTGCGCACCGCGGTGCTGCCGACCCTTGCTGCCGTGCTGAGCGGAGCCGCGGCGGTCATCTTCACCGTCCGCTCCACCGGAGCCCCGCTGTCCGCAGAACTGTGGACCGCGCTGGGCGGGGCAGGTGCGCTGGCCGTCGCCGCCGTGGTGGCCGCGTACCTCGCCGCCAACCGCGTCGCCACCACCGTCTTCGGGCGCTGTCTGGCGCTCCGCCGGGTCAGCGCACAGGGCCAGGCCGAGCTCCAGCGGGTGGTGGAACAGCTCCGCAACGGAGAATCCGTGCCCGCCCGGAGGCCCGCGCACCCCGCCGCCCCCGGCAGCGACGCCTTCGAGCTGCTCGCGCAGGAACTGGGCCGCCAGCAGGAAGTCGCCGTCTCCGCGGTCGTGCAGGCGGCCCGGCTCTTCGATCACACCGGCGAGGACCAGAAGGTCGAGGTCTTCGTCAACCTCGCCCGAAGGCTGCAGTCGCTCGTGCACCGCGAGATCCAGCTGCTCGACGAGCTGGAGCACCAGGTCGAGGACCCCGATCTGCTCAAAGGGCTCTTCCACGTCGACCATCTCGCCACCCGCATCCGCAGGCACGCCGAGAATCTCGCCGTGCTCGGCGGCGCCGTCTCGCGGCGGCAGTGGAGCAACCCGGTCACCATGACCGAGGTCCTGCGCTCGGCGATCGCCGAGGTCGAGCAGTATCCACGGGTCAAGCTGGTACCGCCGATCGACGGCACCCTGCGCGGACACGCCGTCGCCGATGTGATCCATCTGCTGGCCGAACTGGTCGAGAACGCCACCGTGTTCTCCGCCCCGCACACCCAAGTGCTGCTGCGCGCACAGCAGGTCACCGCCGGACTGGCCCTGGAGGTCGAGGACCGGGGCCTGGGCATGCCGGGCAACGAGCAGAAGCGGATGAACGCCCTGCTCGCCGCCCCCGACCAGGTCAATGTCGCCCACCTCCTCCAGGACGGCCGGATCGGCCTGTTCGTCGTCGCGTCACTCGCCCGACGGCACGGCATCGCGGTCCGGCTGCAGAGCAACATCTACGGAGGCACTCAGGCCGTACTCGTCCTCCCGCAGTCCCTGCTGGGTGTGGGCGGGGACGCGCCGGCCGGGGGCGACGCCGCCCCGGTCCCGCCCCCGGGGCCCGCACACCGCCCGCCTGCCGAGGACGACACCGCAGGCCACCGCAGGCCGAACCCGGGCCTGCACCACGGTCCGGGCACGGCAGAGGGCCAGGGACCGAGCGGGACACCGGGCCCCGCGCAGGCCCCGGCGCCCGCACCGGCCGCGCAGACGAGCGCCGACCGGCAGCAGCCGTATGTACCCAGCCAACCGCTTCGCCTGCATCAGCCGCCCCAGCAGGGGCGACACCAGGGCGAGGCCCCGCCGCTTCCCCTGCGCGCCGAGCGCCTCGACCGCCCCACACCGGCCGAGGCCCTCCCCGGAGTCCGGCGCACGGACGAAGCTCCTGCGATGCTCCGGACGGAGCCCGGAGTCGTACGCGGCACCATGGGCCGTCCCCAACTTCCCAGGCGCGCCAACCAGGAGCATCTGGTTCCGCAGCTCAGGGAGGCACCGGCCCCGCGTACCGAGGACGAACAGGCTCTGCACGACCCGGGACTCATGGCGGCCTTCCGGCGGGGCATCGAACTCGCGGAAGCCCGTACCGAATCCGAGACGGACACCGACCGGAGCCAGAACATCGACCGCAGCCGGGACACCGAGCAGAGCCCGGACACCGACCGCGGCCCGGACACCGGCCTCGAATCGGCTCCCCGGCAGACCCGGCAGACCCGGCAGCCCCGGACCCCGCCCGCCCCACTGCCGGTCCGCGGACTCACCACGGCCCTCGCCGCCCACCACCCCGACCGGGCCCCGGATCCGGACGCGGTCCCGGTCACCGATCCCCTCGAAGCGAATACCTCCAAGGAGTAG
- a CDS encoding ABC transporter permease has translation MSQSALTKSPPVVEGVVRRSGPSAGERFARVAEQSWRPLALLLACFAAWWVISAAELVEPYLVPSPGATLDVLTGKTSYLWQHTWVTTYETLLGFLIAVAVGVLAAVVMVYSSTVERTLYPILLFAQVVPKIAIAPLFVVWLGFGIGPKILIAVLIAFFPVVISMVTGLKAVDPEMLQLSATMGAKPWQTFLKIRFPSSLPHLFSGLKVAVTLAVTGAVVGEFVGANEGLGYVILQANGNLDTPMLFAGLLVMSLIGVVLFVAVEIAETLLLPWHASRRNTSATTTY, from the coding sequence GTGAGCCAGAGTGCGTTGACCAAAAGTCCCCCCGTTGTGGAGGGAGTTGTCCGGCGGTCCGGTCCCTCGGCGGGAGAGCGGTTCGCGCGGGTGGCCGAGCAGAGCTGGCGGCCGCTCGCCCTGCTCCTTGCCTGTTTCGCCGCCTGGTGGGTGATCTCGGCGGCGGAACTGGTGGAGCCCTACCTCGTACCGTCACCCGGGGCGACGCTCGACGTCCTCACCGGAAAGACGAGTTACCTCTGGCAGCACACCTGGGTCACCACGTACGAGACACTGCTCGGTTTCCTGATCGCCGTGGCCGTCGGCGTCCTGGCGGCCGTGGTCATGGTGTACTCCTCGACCGTCGAGCGCACGCTCTATCCGATTCTGTTGTTCGCCCAGGTCGTGCCGAAGATCGCGATCGCCCCGCTGTTCGTCGTCTGGCTCGGCTTCGGCATCGGGCCGAAGATTCTCATCGCCGTGCTCATCGCCTTCTTCCCCGTGGTGATCTCCATGGTCACCGGCCTCAAGGCGGTCGACCCCGAGATGCTCCAGCTGTCGGCGACGATGGGCGCCAAGCCCTGGCAGACCTTCCTCAAGATCCGCTTCCCGTCCTCGCTCCCGCATCTCTTCTCCGGGCTCAAGGTCGCCGTCACCCTGGCGGTCACCGGCGCGGTCGTCGGTGAGTTCGTCGGGGCCAACGAGGGTCTGGGCTATGTGATCCTCCAGGCCAACGGCAACCTCGACACCCCGATGCTCTTCGCCGGGCTGCTCGTGATGTCACTCATCGGCGTCGTGCTCTTCGTCGCCGTGGAGATCGCCGAAACGCTGCTGCTCCCGTGGCACGCCAGCCGCCGAAACACCTCCGCCACCACCACGTACTGA
- a CDS encoding ABC transporter substrate-binding protein, with protein sequence MHARRLLIGAVPLLLVATACGGNDASTTTSESGKKLDKVTLTLNWYPYGEHAPFYYGKQQKIFEKHGIDLTIQAGQGSQKTVQATAAGQTDFGWADTPALLAGVDQGVQVKSLGVFLQTTPASVQSFDAKGIESPADLKGRTIAGTAGDALSKTFPIFLKKNGLDESDVKVQNTDPAGKIAAVISGKTDGLLGYASDQGPTMQDKAKKQVSYLRFSENGLNFYSNGLLAGQKILTTKSALAGRMVQAVSESWAAAEKAPGPAVAAMDGASEQLPPATVLAEQFKTTLTLLHTPSTEGKAPGVNNEADWQQTIDVFAEAGMVSKPKAVADYWDEKTALKG encoded by the coding sequence ATGCATGCGCGCAGACTCCTGATCGGTGCAGTACCCCTCCTCCTGGTGGCCACGGCCTGCGGTGGCAACGACGCATCGACCACCACCAGCGAATCGGGCAAGAAGCTGGACAAGGTCACACTGACGCTCAACTGGTATCCGTACGGCGAACACGCGCCGTTCTACTACGGCAAGCAGCAGAAGATCTTCGAGAAGCACGGCATCGACCTGACGATCCAGGCGGGCCAGGGCTCGCAGAAGACGGTGCAGGCCACCGCCGCGGGCCAGACCGACTTCGGCTGGGCCGACACCCCGGCGCTGCTCGCCGGTGTCGACCAGGGCGTGCAGGTGAAGAGTCTCGGAGTCTTCCTCCAGACCACCCCCGCGTCCGTGCAGTCCTTCGACGCCAAGGGCATCGAGTCGCCCGCGGATCTCAAGGGAAGGACCATCGCGGGAACCGCGGGTGACGCGCTCTCCAAGACCTTCCCGATCTTCCTGAAGAAGAACGGTCTCGACGAGTCGGACGTCAAGGTCCAGAACACCGACCCGGCGGGCAAGATCGCCGCGGTGATCTCCGGGAAGACCGACGGACTCCTCGGCTACGCCAGCGACCAGGGCCCCACCATGCAGGACAAGGCCAAGAAGCAGGTCTCGTATCTGCGCTTCTCCGAGAACGGGCTGAACTTCTACTCCAACGGACTGCTCGCAGGACAGAAGATCCTCACCACCAAATCCGCACTCGCCGGACGCATGGTGCAGGCGGTCAGCGAGTCCTGGGCGGCCGCCGAGAAGGCCCCCGGTCCCGCGGTCGCGGCGATGGACGGGGCCTCGGAGCAGCTGCCGCCGGCCACCGTCCTGGCCGAGCAGTTCAAGACGACGCTCACCCTCCTGCACACCCCGTCGACCGAAGGAAAGGCTCCGGGGGTGAACAACGAGGCCGACTGGCAGCAGACCATCGACGTCTTCGCCGAGGCGGGCATGGTCAGCAAGCCGAAGGCCGTCGCGGACTACTGGGACGAGAAGACGGCGCTGAAGGGATGA